The window TCACACTCAAGGCCAGGCGCTGTTCAATGGTCAGGCCGTTGTAGCGCTGAATCACCGCGCCACACCGCACGCACGAGGCTTTCTGATGCGCAGCGAGCACCATCGGCTCGTACACCGCATCACAATGTTCGCAAATGATCAGTCGGTCGGTATCGGCCATCGGGATGCTCGGCAGGACAACTCCTTCAATATAGAAGGAGGTTGGGATTGAGCAACCCGCCCGAACGGGTCATTCGCCGCGAATGTATTGCTCCAGTTGTCGGATCAGGTCCGCCTGCTCGGCAATCGCTTCCTTGACCAGGTCACCAATGGACAGCAGACCGACGAGTTTGCCGTCTTCGACCACCGGCAAATGCCGCAAATGTTTTTCGGTCATGATGCTCAGGCAGGTTTCGACATTCTGGTGGGGGTCTATCGTAATCACGGGTGACACCATGATGTCGCTCACTTTGGTGCCTACTGAGGAGCGGCCATGCAAGACCATTTTGCGCGCGTAGTCGCGCTCACTGATGATCCCCAGTACTTCGCCGTTCTTCACCACCAGCAGGGCACCGACGTTTTTCTCGGCCATGCGCATCAGGGCCTGCAGCACCATGTCGTCCGGTGAAATGGTGTGCACTTGCTGGTTTTTCTCGTCTTTGATCCGGAGCAACTGCGCGACGGTTTTCATGGGGAAGCCTCAGGTGTTGTTTTTGCAGGTGGTTTAAGAATCGTAGACCCAACGGCGCAGAGCAAG is drawn from Pseudomonas rhizophila and contains these coding sequences:
- a CDS encoding CBS domain-containing protein; translated protein: MKTVAQLLRIKDEKNQQVHTISPDDMVLQALMRMAEKNVGALLVVKNGEVLGIISERDYARKMVLHGRSSVGTKVSDIMVSPVITIDPHQNVETCLSIMTEKHLRHLPVVEDGKLVGLLSIGDLVKEAIAEQADLIRQLEQYIRGE